The following proteins are co-located in the Massilia litorea genome:
- a CDS encoding acyl carrier protein — protein MKYLEEVKTLLIDVLNLGPAGQSLDADSPLLGSLPELDSMAVVTLIGAMEEHFGIMVDDDDISASTFATLGSLAAFVAERADDGAN, from the coding sequence ATGAAGTACCTTGAAGAAGTCAAAACCCTGCTGATCGACGTGCTGAACCTCGGCCCGGCCGGACAATCGCTGGATGCCGATTCGCCGCTGCTGGGCAGCCTGCCGGAACTCGATTCGATGGCGGTGGTCACCCTGATCGGCGCAATGGAAGAACATTTCGGCATCATGGTCGACGACGACGACATCAGCGCCAGCACCTTCGCCACCCTCGGCAGCCTGGCCGCCTTCGTGGCCGAGCGCGCCGACGACGGTGCCAACTAA
- a CDS encoding GNAT family N-acetyltransferase gives MSWTLYPAREFARHSGDWTRLHASLAPTHASALLAAEFVAPLIEQFGRGDELLACLHDGGTVCTMAIVHPSRRGAWSTFQPAQAPVGLWLQEDGRDTATLARGLLGALPGFPLLLALTQMDPMLVPRPAEGPCTRTLDYIDTARVTLAGSFEDYWNARGKNLRGNLKKQRARLEREGIATRMVIERAPEAMAQAVADYGRLETTGWKGSEGTAVSSENAQGRYYRAMLEAMAARAAASVYRYYFGEQLVAMDLCVEDGASIVVLKTAYDESVPSNLSPTLLMREEATRRLFDAGRFERLEFYGRVMEWHTRWTEEVRTLYHVNYYRWPGVKRLHTLLDTRTKLGSRPANTTTTSL, from the coding sequence ATGAGCTGGACGCTTTATCCGGCGCGCGAGTTCGCGCGCCACAGCGGCGACTGGACGCGGCTGCACGCTTCGCTCGCCCCCACGCACGCCTCGGCCCTGCTGGCGGCGGAATTCGTCGCGCCGCTGATCGAACAGTTCGGCCGCGGCGACGAGTTGCTGGCCTGCCTGCACGATGGCGGCACGGTATGCACCATGGCGATCGTGCACCCGAGCCGGCGCGGCGCCTGGAGCACGTTTCAGCCGGCGCAGGCGCCGGTCGGGCTGTGGCTGCAGGAGGACGGCCGCGACACCGCGACGCTCGCGCGCGGCCTGCTCGGCGCGCTGCCCGGCTTCCCGCTGCTGCTGGCGCTGACGCAGATGGACCCGATGCTGGTTCCGCGCCCGGCCGAGGGACCCTGCACCCGCACGCTCGACTACATCGACACGGCGCGCGTGACCCTGGCCGGCAGCTTCGAGGATTACTGGAACGCGCGCGGAAAAAACCTGCGCGGCAACCTGAAAAAACAGCGCGCGCGCCTGGAGCGCGAAGGCATCGCGACGAGGATGGTCATCGAGCGCGCACCAGAAGCCATGGCGCAGGCCGTGGCCGACTACGGGCGCCTCGAAACCACGGGCTGGAAGGGAAGCGAGGGCACGGCGGTCAGCAGCGAGAATGCCCAGGGCCGTTATTATCGCGCCATGCTGGAAGCGATGGCGGCGCGCGCTGCCGCCAGCGTCTACCGCTATTATTTCGGCGAGCAGCTGGTCGCGATGGACCTGTGCGTCGAGGATGGCGCCAGCATCGTCGTGCTGAAGACGGCATATGACGAGAGCGTGCCTTCGAACCTGTCGCCGACCCTCCTGATGCGCGAGGAAGCGACCCGGCGCCTGTTCGACGCCGGCCGTTTCGAACGGCTCGAGTTCTACGGCCGCGTGATGGAATGGCATACGCGCTGGACGGAAGAGGTACGCACTCTGTACCATGTTAACTATTACCGCTGGCCGGGAGTGAAACGCCTGCACACGCTGCTGGACACCCGCACCAAGCTGGGTTCCCGCCCCGCCAACACAACGACGACGAGCTTATGA
- a CDS encoding aminotransferase class I/II-fold pyridoxal phosphate-dependent enzyme, whose protein sequence is MRANPSPVRPLIPLAPILSASSFRRAAAAPARTVLDAGNYKLVTSGRVAIALALREIGVQPGQRVLVPAYHSASMIPPVLWRGAEPVFYRVHADAAVDLRDLAEKITPDVRAVMVTHYFGFPQEMAPIRALCDAHGIALIEDCAHCFIGEAGGRPVGAWGNYAIASSMKFLPIYEGGALVSARHSLDHIVLHSAGAGFEAKVALNSLEKGFMYGRLPAVRAALSLPLRAKSAVWGLFKRRRGGAAPALAPDSSDSSFNFDPAWVDKRSSLFARAMLTLAAPGRIAALRRGHYLRLEAAVQGLPGVRPLHPRLPDGACPWVFPLLADDPGRLFARLQALGVPLTRFGTPQWQGVDAATCANSAMLAEHVLALPCHQELTEREMSWLAARLREAVAP, encoded by the coding sequence ATGCGCGCGAACCCGTCACCCGTCCGGCCCCTGATTCCGCTGGCGCCGATCCTGTCGGCGTCCTCGTTCCGGCGCGCGGCCGCAGCGCCTGCGCGCACCGTGCTCGACGCCGGCAACTATAAACTGGTGACGAGCGGGCGCGTCGCGATTGCGCTGGCGCTGCGCGAAATCGGCGTGCAGCCGGGCCAGCGGGTGCTGGTGCCCGCTTACCACAGCGCCTCGATGATTCCTCCCGTGCTCTGGCGCGGCGCCGAACCCGTGTTTTATCGGGTGCACGCCGATGCCGCGGTCGATTTGCGGGACCTCGCTGAAAAAATCACTCCCGACGTGCGTGCCGTGATGGTCACCCATTATTTCGGCTTCCCGCAAGAGATGGCGCCGATCCGCGCCCTGTGCGATGCACACGGCATCGCCCTGATCGAAGACTGCGCCCACTGCTTTATCGGCGAGGCAGGCGGACGCCCGGTCGGCGCCTGGGGAAATTACGCCATCGCCAGCAGCATGAAGTTCTTGCCGATCTACGAGGGCGGCGCATTGGTATCGGCGCGCCACAGCCTGGATCACATCGTCCTGCACTCGGCCGGCGCCGGCTTCGAGGCCAAGGTGGCCCTGAATTCCCTGGAAAAAGGATTCATGTACGGCCGCCTGCCGGCCGTGCGCGCCGCCCTGTCCCTGCCGCTGCGCGCGAAAAGCGCGGTATGGGGACTGTTCAAGCGCAGGCGCGGTGGCGCTGCCCCGGCACTGGCGCCCGACTCCTCCGACAGCAGTTTCAATTTCGACCCGGCCTGGGTAGATAAACGCTCGTCGCTGTTCGCGCGCGCCATGCTGACACTGGCCGCGCCCGGGCGCATCGCCGCCCTGCGCCGCGGCCATTACCTGCGCCTGGAAGCGGCCGTGCAGGGCTTACCCGGCGTGCGCCCGCTGCATCCGCGCCTGCCCGACGGCGCCTGCCCGTGGGTATTTCCGCTGCTGGCCGACGACCCCGGGCGCCTGTTCGCACGCCTGCAGGCGCTGGGCGTGCCGCTGACCCGTTTCGGCACCCCGCAGTGGCAAGGTGTCGACGCCGCCACCTGCGCCAACAGCGCGATGCTGGCCGAACACGTGCTGGCCCTGCCCTGTCACCAGGAGCTCACGGAGCGCGAAATGTCCTGGCTGGCGGCGCGCCTGCGCGAGGCGGTGGCGCCATGA
- a CDS encoding acyl-CoA ligase (AMP-forming), exosortase A system-associated: protein MADLIHDFLFDSARRTPAAEALVYGAVRLDYAALAAAVEGAAGALIEAGIAPRERVAVFLEKRIENVAAMFGAALAGAVFVPVNPQLKPEQVAHILADCKVRVLVTSPERLAQLTDVLAGCPDLGTVFVTGAAPLQAAVEVRSWDAAQAVPGAAVLAARRPIDADMAAILYTSGSTGKPKGVVLSHRNMVAGARSVASYLALTPQDRILAVLPLSFDYGLSQLTCAFLAGATAVLINHLFAKDILKAVAAERITGLAAVPPLWLQLANLAWPGDCSLRYLTNSGGALPTATVASLRAALPRAELFLMYGLTEAFRSTYLPPSELDRRPDSMGRAIPNAHVMVVRPDGTPCAPNEPGELVHRGALVSLGYWNDPLKTAERFKPAPGHDPALPIVEMAVWSGDTVRMDEEGYLYFIGRGDDMIKVSGYRVSPLEVEEVVYASGLVVEAVAFGVPHPQLGQAIVLLALPKDAGLSGAALLKACQRHLPAWMVPAHVALRDEPFARNPNGKIDRKLLQQAFITLFESTP from the coding sequence ATGGCTGATTTGATCCACGATTTTCTGTTCGATTCCGCACGCCGTACGCCCGCTGCGGAGGCGCTCGTCTACGGCGCCGTGCGCCTCGACTACGCCGCCCTGGCCGCCGCCGTCGAGGGCGCGGCCGGCGCGCTGATCGAGGCCGGCATCGCGCCGCGCGAACGGGTTGCCGTGTTCCTGGAAAAGCGCATCGAGAACGTGGCCGCGATGTTCGGCGCGGCCCTGGCCGGCGCCGTGTTCGTGCCGGTCAATCCGCAACTGAAACCCGAGCAGGTGGCCCACATCCTGGCCGACTGCAAGGTACGGGTGCTGGTGACCTCGCCGGAACGGCTGGCGCAATTGACGGACGTGCTGGCCGGCTGCCCGGACCTGGGAACCGTGTTCGTGACCGGCGCGGCGCCGCTGCAGGCCGCCGTCGAGGTGCGCAGCTGGGACGCGGCGCAAGCGGTTCCTGGCGCCGCCGTGCTGGCCGCGCGCCGCCCGATCGACGCCGACATGGCCGCGATCCTGTACACCTCGGGCAGCACCGGCAAACCGAAGGGCGTGGTGCTGTCGCACCGGAACATGGTGGCCGGCGCGCGCAGCGTGGCGAGCTACCTGGCGCTGACGCCGCAGGACCGCATCCTGGCGGTGCTGCCGCTCAGCTTCGATTACGGCCTGAGCCAGCTGACCTGTGCCTTCCTGGCCGGCGCCACCGCGGTCCTGATCAACCACCTGTTCGCGAAAGACATCCTGAAAGCGGTGGCGGCAGAACGCATCACGGGCCTGGCGGCGGTGCCGCCGCTGTGGCTGCAATTGGCGAACCTGGCCTGGCCGGGCGACTGCTCGCTGCGCTATCTGACCAATTCCGGCGGCGCGCTGCCGACGGCGACTGTCGCCAGCCTGCGCGCGGCCTTGCCCCGCGCCGAGCTGTTCCTGATGTATGGCCTGACCGAGGCTTTTCGTTCCACTTATTTACCGCCATCCGAACTCGATCGCCGTCCCGATTCGATGGGGCGCGCGATCCCGAACGCGCACGTCATGGTGGTGCGCCCCGACGGCACGCCCTGCGCGCCGAACGAACCGGGAGAACTGGTGCACCGCGGCGCGCTCGTCTCGCTCGGCTACTGGAACGATCCCCTTAAAACCGCCGAGCGCTTCAAGCCGGCGCCGGGCCACGACCCGGCGCTGCCGATCGTCGAGATGGCGGTCTGGTCGGGCGATACGGTGCGCATGGACGAAGAGGGCTACCTGTATTTCATCGGCCGCGGCGACGACATGATCAAGGTCTCCGGCTACCGGGTCAGCCCGCTCGAGGTCGAGGAGGTGGTCTACGCCAGCGGACTGGTGGTCGAGGCGGTTGCCTTCGGCGTGCCGCATCCGCAGCTGGGGCAGGCGATCGTGCTGCTGGCGCTGCCGAAGGACGCGGGCCTTAGCGGCGCGGCCCTGTTAAAAGCGTGCCAGCGCCACCTGCCGGCCTGGATGGTGCCGGCCCACGTCGCGTTGCGCGACGAGCCTTTTGCGCGCAACCCGAACGGCAAGATCGACCGCAAACTGCTGCAGCAAGCCTTTATTACCCTGTTTGAAAGCACACCATGA
- a CDS encoding pyridoxal-dependent decarboxylase, exosortase A system-associated: MNADAKLKPVHAAQTLFPVEDGCLQVGGIPLTRLAQRVGSTPFYAYDRRLLTERVAHVRAHLPPAVELHFSMKANPMPALVQHMAHLVDGIDVASGGELKVALDTGMAPGRISFAGPGKSEAELTRAVAAGAVVHAESERELRTLARVGDALGIAPLLVLRINPDYELKGSGMRMGGGAKQFGIDAEDAPRLLALCAELGLTVLGFHIFSGSQSLKAEAIIEAQAQTFILAQQLSGQMRDPVRILNIGGGFGIPYFPGEAALDLGPIGDALAAALPGVKAALPEAQLSIELGRYLVGEAGVYVARVIDRKVSRGQVFLVTDGGLHHHLAASGNFGQVIRKNYPVAIGNRMNESNERETASVVGPLCTPLDLLAERMELPAVEVGDLVVVFQSGAYGRSASPQGFLSHPEAPEVLV; this comes from the coding sequence ATGAACGCAGACGCGAAGCTGAAGCCGGTCCACGCCGCACAGACCCTGTTCCCGGTCGAGGACGGCTGCCTGCAGGTGGGCGGCATCCCGCTCACGCGCCTGGCGCAGCGCGTCGGCAGCACCCCGTTCTATGCCTACGACCGGCGCCTGCTGACGGAACGGGTGGCCCACGTGCGCGCGCACCTGCCGCCGGCGGTGGAGCTGCATTTTTCGATGAAGGCCAATCCGATGCCGGCCCTGGTCCAGCACATGGCGCATCTGGTCGACGGCATCGACGTCGCCTCTGGCGGCGAACTGAAGGTCGCACTCGACACCGGCATGGCCCCCGGCCGCATCAGCTTCGCCGGCCCCGGCAAATCCGAGGCCGAGCTGACGCGGGCGGTGGCCGCCGGCGCCGTAGTCCACGCCGAGTCCGAGCGCGAGCTGCGCACGCTGGCGCGGGTCGGCGACGCGCTCGGCATCGCACCCTTGCTGGTCCTGCGCATCAACCCGGACTATGAGTTAAAAGGGTCGGGCATGCGCATGGGCGGGGGCGCCAAGCAGTTCGGCATCGACGCCGAGGATGCGCCGCGCCTGCTGGCCCTGTGCGCGGAGCTCGGCCTCACGGTGCTCGGCTTTCACATCTTCAGCGGTTCGCAAAGTTTAAAGGCCGAGGCCATCATCGAGGCCCAGGCCCAGACGTTTATCCTGGCCCAGCAGCTGAGCGGGCAGATGCGCGACCCGGTGCGCATCCTGAACATCGGCGGCGGCTTCGGCATCCCGTATTTTCCGGGAGAGGCGGCGCTCGACCTGGGACCGATCGGAGATGCGCTCGCCGCCGCGCTGCCGGGCGTGAAGGCGGCACTGCCCGAAGCGCAGCTGTCGATCGAACTGGGGCGATACCTGGTGGGCGAGGCCGGCGTCTATGTCGCGCGCGTGATCGACCGCAAGGTGTCGCGCGGACAGGTGTTTCTGGTCACTGACGGCGGCCTGCACCACCACCTGGCCGCTTCCGGCAATTTCGGGCAAGTTATCCGGAAGAATTATCCGGTCGCGATCGGCAACCGGATGAACGAATCGAACGAACGCGAAACGGCTTCCGTCGTCGGCCCGCTGTGCACCCCGCTCGACCTGCTGGCCGAACGCATGGAGCTGCCGGCAGTGGAAGTGGGCGACCTGGTGGTCGTGTTCCAGTCCGGCGCCTACGGCCGCTCGGCCAGTCCGCAGGGTTTTCTCAGCCATCCGGAAGCGCCGGAAGTGCTGGTCTGA
- a CDS encoding acyltransferase family protein, whose amino-acid sequence MKQHIPYLDGWRGCAIAFLLIGHFFPYSGINFGTVGVALFFVLSGLLMAQVLFVQRTDFGSFYRRRISRVVPSVVVYLAAITAVFALTGNQVSSSELLSAATFTNNYFVATRWTMPFGHIWSLSVEEHSYVLLSLAAFWCRARGGRGLHAIAVIVSAMLLAIAVYSLVPGAQAPNFYLRTEVASFGIFCSGFLALLVTQGRYALARAWIAPAALAAGIAAHWWSVPIELRVVLGAGGLAVALNAMAYAPRWLLAIFEFSWLRTLGRYSFSIYLWQQPFYQLTYRSGLPPVLGLLLSLIAGWAAFHLIENPARLYLNKRWGAKSPAPGFAEHTEVFR is encoded by the coding sequence ATGAAACAACACATCCCATATCTCGACGGTTGGCGCGGATGCGCGATCGCCTTTCTGTTGATCGGACATTTTTTCCCTTATTCAGGGATTAATTTCGGCACTGTTGGGGTGGCATTGTTTTTCGTTCTTTCCGGACTGTTGATGGCCCAGGTGCTGTTCGTCCAGCGCACGGATTTCGGCAGCTTTTACCGGCGCAGGATTTCGCGTGTCGTGCCCTCGGTGGTGGTGTACCTGGCCGCGATCACGGCGGTCTTCGCCCTTACCGGAAACCAGGTGTCGTCGAGCGAATTGCTGTCCGCCGCTACCTTCACCAATAATTATTTCGTGGCCACTAGATGGACCATGCCGTTCGGGCATATCTGGTCCTTGAGCGTCGAAGAGCACTCGTATGTGCTCTTGTCCTTGGCCGCCTTCTGGTGCCGCGCGCGTGGCGGGCGCGGCCTGCACGCCATTGCCGTCATCGTCTCCGCAATGCTGCTGGCGATCGCCGTGTATTCACTGGTCCCCGGTGCGCAGGCACCCAACTTTTACCTGCGCACCGAGGTCGCCTCGTTCGGTATTTTCTGTTCCGGCTTCCTCGCCTTGCTTGTCACGCAAGGCCGCTACGCCCTGGCCCGGGCCTGGATCGCGCCGGCAGCGCTCGCAGCCGGGATCGCAGCGCACTGGTGGAGTGTTCCCATCGAGCTACGCGTGGTACTTGGCGCGGGCGGACTGGCGGTGGCGCTCAACGCGATGGCGTACGCGCCGCGCTGGCTGCTGGCCATTTTTGAATTTTCCTGGCTGCGCACTCTGGGACGCTATTCGTTCTCGATCTACCTGTGGCAGCAGCCGTTCTACCAGCTGACTTATCGCAGCGGGCTGCCACCCGTGCTGGGGCTGCTGTTATCGCTCATTGCGGGCTGGGCGGCTTTCCATCTCATCGAAAATCCCGCGCGCCTGTACTTGAACAAGCGCTGGGGAGCAAAATCCCCAGCGCCTGGCTTTGCCGAGCATACAGAGGTTTTTCGTTAA
- a CDS encoding asparagine synthetase B family protein — translation MQIDLTLLAQNFANVEFFLACIFPSEAVELQGSSTDLLTVSSSCFWAVSSRAPSTNTGLVHKVGENLVVFRGYEVSSEIHSYSPPEDLSSIAADDLQNGVFSFLRFDTASQSATIKCDAFGMSPLFYRKNNGSWYVASHPGLLYLDGDVPDLTSWASLMQNGYVLGDRSFYHDIKRFAAGAEMQITAEHCDIRQWFDFAKLPAGQQAVDDDAVDVIETAFRASMERCMKLKVGEVTLPFSSGFDSRRFFALLVKKNIGFKAVTCQSYNRKQGRDYDIDSVYAPKIAAAFGVDCEVVPASSPDQLTKDALKRQHLIGTETFMHSWAVPLMQWLAGRPPSLILDGLAGDVLGNSSFDIEGFDSRANDSTSAIVEKAVKEGTLSQLSARVNSADSYRQKYREYVNKFLPNTNQSQLAFLQGRTRRCIAPSITMMHPPGHVVVFPYCDLEFAFAALSYDPEQKYKRYLQRECLQRFYPEFYDFPSSRCLPADHPPVDESISEARSQVEKKYIYGDSSVIRSAFKYVSFSNKVLLFASQFAPALRQRRAWLFGPLLMIVRTYKKAPVYIKHGPKSRQAPVAGTADSEVVDVMDAELA, via the coding sequence ATGCAAATCGATTTGACATTATTAGCGCAGAATTTTGCTAACGTAGAGTTCTTTCTGGCATGCATATTCCCATCGGAGGCAGTTGAACTTCAGGGTTCCTCGACCGATCTTCTCACCGTCAGTTCGTCCTGCTTCTGGGCGGTAAGTTCGCGCGCACCTTCCACGAACACTGGACTGGTCCATAAGGTGGGGGAAAACCTGGTCGTATTCAGGGGTTACGAAGTTTCGTCGGAAATACATTCCTACTCGCCCCCTGAGGATCTTTCGAGCATAGCGGCGGACGACTTACAAAATGGGGTTTTTTCTTTCTTGAGATTCGATACGGCTTCACAAAGCGCTACGATCAAATGTGACGCCTTTGGAATGAGTCCATTGTTTTACAGGAAAAACAACGGTAGTTGGTATGTCGCTTCTCATCCCGGCCTGCTTTATCTGGACGGCGATGTCCCCGACCTGACCAGTTGGGCGAGCCTGATGCAAAATGGCTACGTTCTGGGAGACCGCAGCTTTTATCACGACATCAAGCGCTTCGCTGCGGGTGCCGAAATGCAGATCACGGCAGAGCATTGCGATATAAGACAGTGGTTTGATTTTGCCAAGCTCCCAGCAGGGCAACAAGCGGTTGACGATGACGCCGTAGATGTCATCGAGACAGCGTTTCGAGCATCCATGGAACGTTGTATGAAGCTGAAGGTGGGGGAAGTAACCTTACCGTTTTCCAGTGGCTTCGATTCGCGGCGCTTCTTTGCCCTGCTGGTCAAGAAAAATATAGGTTTCAAGGCAGTCACCTGCCAGAGTTACAACCGCAAGCAGGGACGCGATTACGATATCGACTCGGTATATGCCCCGAAGATCGCGGCTGCCTTTGGAGTCGACTGCGAGGTGGTTCCGGCCAGCTCTCCAGATCAGCTGACCAAGGACGCGTTAAAACGGCAGCATCTCATCGGCACGGAGACCTTCATGCATAGCTGGGCCGTGCCTCTCATGCAATGGCTGGCTGGGCGCCCTCCTTCGCTGATATTAGATGGACTTGCAGGAGACGTCCTGGGCAACTCCAGCTTTGACATCGAAGGTTTCGACAGCAGGGCAAACGATTCGACCTCTGCAATCGTCGAGAAGGCGGTCAAAGAGGGCACATTGAGCCAACTGTCAGCCCGTGTCAATTCAGCAGACAGCTACCGCCAAAAATATAGGGAATACGTCAACAAATTTTTGCCCAATACGAATCAATCGCAGCTGGCTTTTTTGCAAGGCCGCACAAGACGTTGCATCGCGCCTTCAATCACGATGATGCATCCGCCAGGGCATGTGGTGGTATTCCCATATTGCGATCTCGAGTTCGCGTTCGCTGCCCTTTCTTACGATCCCGAGCAAAAGTACAAGCGCTATCTCCAGCGCGAATGCTTGCAGCGTTTTTACCCGGAGTTTTACGACTTCCCGAGTTCGCGTTGCCTGCCTGCCGACCATCCGCCAGTCGATGAAAGCATCAGCGAAGCACGGAGCCAAGTAGAAAAAAAGTATATTTATGGCGACTCCTCCGTGATCCGCTCTGCGTTTAAATATGTAAGCTTCAGCAACAAAGTCCTGCTATTTGCATCCCAGTTTGCACCAGCATTACGCCAACGCCGAGCCTGGTTATTCGGCCCACTCCTGATGATTGTACGGACCTACAAAAAAGCGCCTGTCTACATAAAACACGGCCCGAAGAGCCGGCAAGCACCCGTTGCAGGCACTGCTGATTCTGAAGTGGTGGATGTAATGGACGCCGAACTCGCCTGA
- a CDS encoding lipopolysaccharide biosynthesis protein yields the protein MSHKSTSITSGAMIMVAMRWIDRFIGIVSTFILARILIPDDFGIVAMASVVVSFADIIFDLGVNVALIQRKHPSQAYYNTAWTLRIVQAACVATVLVILAPFAAEYYKDPRVTAAVQVMALSLFVGAFENVGIVDFQKELRFADDAKYVMFKRLVGFFITVALTLIMQSYWGMILGTLGGRLAAVARSYSVHPMRPRFALSEFKEIFAVSQWVLVKNISSFLDRKLHIFMVGGLASTGVTGGYTLASEIADIPGTDLLAPINRVLFPAFAQARDNLEELTRLLLRAQAVQVMVTFPACVGFVLTAQEFVPVALGEKWLFIVPFIQILALSNIIQSINSSANYVLTVIGKIRLLAVTSWIQILMFGAGALLLSRNLTPERIAQLRMASIVLTFGISYALLMRNVPGLTVRMLAQGTGRPLLACLAMAVALFFLQTQVQAPNWAMLVLKVGTGVLVYCAVVMLLWRVAGRPEGAETYFLSKIKRTKPLPVGVPGEAK from the coding sequence ATGTCCCATAAAAGTACCAGTATTACCAGCGGCGCAATGATCATGGTTGCCATGCGCTGGATCGATCGTTTCATCGGCATCGTCAGCACCTTCATCCTCGCCCGCATCCTCATTCCCGACGATTTCGGCATTGTCGCTATGGCCTCGGTGGTGGTCTCGTTCGCCGACATCATCTTCGATCTCGGCGTGAACGTCGCCCTTATCCAGCGCAAGCACCCGAGCCAGGCTTATTACAACACGGCCTGGACTTTGCGCATCGTCCAGGCCGCCTGCGTGGCAACGGTACTGGTCATCCTTGCGCCGTTCGCAGCCGAGTACTACAAGGACCCACGCGTCACTGCTGCGGTCCAGGTCATGGCGCTGTCCTTGTTCGTGGGCGCGTTCGAGAACGTTGGCATCGTCGACTTCCAGAAAGAACTGCGTTTCGCGGACGACGCGAAGTACGTGATGTTCAAGCGCCTGGTCGGCTTTTTCATCACGGTGGCGCTCACGCTCATCATGCAGAGTTACTGGGGCATGATCCTCGGTACCCTTGGTGGGCGCCTGGCGGCGGTCGCACGCAGCTACAGTGTTCATCCCATGCGTCCGCGTTTCGCGCTGTCGGAATTCAAGGAAATCTTCGCGGTCTCACAATGGGTGCTGGTCAAGAACATCAGCTCCTTCCTCGACCGCAAGCTGCATATCTTTATGGTCGGCGGCTTGGCGAGCACTGGCGTGACGGGCGGCTATACACTGGCCAGCGAAATCGCCGATATTCCCGGGACCGATTTGCTGGCGCCCATCAACCGTGTGCTGTTTCCTGCCTTTGCCCAAGCCAGGGACAACCTGGAAGAGCTGACCAGGCTGCTGCTGCGCGCGCAGGCGGTGCAGGTGATGGTGACCTTCCCGGCCTGTGTCGGTTTCGTGCTGACCGCTCAGGAATTCGTGCCGGTGGCGCTGGGCGAAAAGTGGCTCTTCATCGTGCCTTTCATCCAGATCCTGGCCCTGTCGAACATCATCCAGTCGATCAACAGCAGCGCGAACTACGTGCTGACCGTCATCGGCAAGATCCGCCTGCTGGCCGTGACGAGCTGGATCCAGATCCTCATGTTCGGCGCCGGCGCTCTCCTGCTGAGCCGGAACCTGACCCCGGAACGCATCGCCCAGTTGCGCATGGCCTCGATCGTGCTGACCTTCGGCATTTCCTACGCTTTGCTGATGCGCAATGTGCCGGGATTGACCGTGCGGATGCTGGCCCAGGGCACCGGGCGCCCGCTGCTGGCTTGCCTGGCCATGGCCGTGGCCCTGTTCTTCCTGCAGACGCAAGTGCAGGCCCCGAACTGGGCCATGCTCGTCCTGAAGGTGGGGACCGGGGTGCTCGTCTACTGCGCCGTCGTGATGTTGCTATGGCGCGTCGCCGGCCGTCCGGAAGGTGCGGAAACCTATTTTCTGTCTAAAATAAAGCGGACGAAGCCATTGCCCGTCGGCGTACCTGGCGAGGCCAAATGA